In a genomic window of Niallia taxi:
- a CDS encoding cell wall hydrolase gives MLYVGNVIVNRLKANCSDFEGLRTIPQVIYQVQGNNYSFEAVQKGNVFYQRARTAEKKLAKMNLDYWRDHPGKFALWYFNPYAPCPPTWYGQPQSGQYKNHCYYEPKAGTCEGVYTGG, from the coding sequence ATGTTATACGTTGGAAATGTTATTGTAAACCGCCTGAAAGCAAATTGCTCCGACTTTGAAGGATTGCGAACAATTCCACAGGTTATATATCAGGTTCAAGGAAATAATTATTCATTTGAAGCCGTACAAAAAGGCAATGTTTTTTATCAAAGAGCGAGAACAGCAGAAAAAAAATTAGCAAAAATGAACTTGGATTATTGGCGAGATCATCCAGGAAAATTTGCTCTTTGGTATTTTAATCCATATGCTCCATGTCCCCCGACTTGGTACGGTCAGCCTCAATCAGGTCAATATAAAAATCACTGTTATTATGAACCAAAGGCAGGCACGTGTGAAGGTGTTTATACAGGGGGATAA
- a CDS encoding HAMP domain-containing sensor histidine kinase, translating to MHFQYNQLLLQMLIVQIPIILYLVLANGRIDDKKEKVMWGLFCTITLALSITFSIILDGVRLDARVVPWYLAFIYGGTGAGLFVSISFFCVRSLFGGVGMIPSFVAMLISIMFIFIAQKKFHSLPVKKKIYLSVFYVTICSAMLPFIAVLFGNDIMTMTILLNYLLFILVNGILAWFSIYLIESHREKVLLRKEVQRNEKMQVVGELAASVAHEIRNPMTSIKGFLQLLHTADNISEPQKEYLKISLEEINRANEIISDYLSLGKNQTRKKHSVMDLELEAKKSISSLSSYALMSNVEISLEVDGRAVISGNSSQIQQMFINIIKNSIEAAAKNVSVKISQNKKQVDIFIVDDGEGLTTDQIDKLGLPFYSTKEKGTGLGLMVTLQIIGEMGGKWRVTSDKKNGTIFQITFHEI from the coding sequence ATGCATTTTCAATACAACCAGCTCCTGCTTCAAATGTTAATCGTTCAAATTCCTATTATTCTCTATTTAGTGTTAGCAAATGGCCGAATAGACGATAAAAAGGAAAAAGTCATGTGGGGATTATTTTGTACTATTACACTGGCACTATCCATTACTTTTTCCATTATTCTTGATGGAGTTCGTCTTGATGCTCGTGTGGTGCCTTGGTATTTAGCGTTTATATACGGGGGAACAGGTGCAGGATTATTTGTTTCGATTTCGTTCTTTTGTGTTCGATCCTTATTTGGTGGAGTCGGTATGATTCCCTCCTTTGTCGCAATGCTGATTTCTATTATGTTTATTTTCATTGCACAGAAGAAGTTTCATTCTTTGCCTGTTAAGAAGAAAATTTATTTATCTGTTTTTTATGTTACCATTTGTTCTGCGATGCTGCCGTTTATTGCGGTATTATTCGGTAACGATATAATGACTATGACAATATTATTAAATTATCTTTTGTTTATCCTAGTCAACGGTATTCTAGCTTGGTTTTCGATCTACTTAATCGAGTCACACCGTGAAAAGGTGCTGTTAAGAAAAGAAGTTCAAAGAAATGAAAAGATGCAGGTTGTTGGCGAGCTTGCTGCTAGTGTAGCACATGAAATAAGAAACCCGATGACGAGTATTAAAGGCTTTTTGCAGCTTCTCCATACAGCTGATAATATATCAGAGCCGCAAAAAGAGTATTTAAAAATAAGCTTAGAGGAAATAAATAGAGCTAATGAAATAATTTCTGATTATCTCTCTTTAGGAAAAAATCAAACAAGAAAAAAACATAGTGTTATGGATTTAGAGCTAGAAGCAAAAAAATCAATTTCCTCCCTATCTTCTTATGCACTTATGAGCAATGTGGAGATTTCCTTAGAAGTAGATGGACGAGCGGTCATTTCGGGAAATTCATCCCAGATTCAACAAATGTTTATCAATATTATTAAAAACTCCATTGAAGCAGCTGCGAAAAATGTTAGTGTAAAAATCAGCCAGAATAAGAAGCAGGTTGATATTTTTATTGTAGATGACGGAGAAGGCTTAACAACAGACCAAATCGATAAGCTTGGTTTGCCTTTTTACTCAACAAAGGAAAAAGGGACAGGCCTGGGGTTAATGGTAACACTTCAAATAATTGGTGAGATGGGAGGAAAATGGCGCGTAACAAGCGATAAAAAGAATGGAACCATTTTCCAAATAACTTTCCATGAAATTTAA